CGATCACGCCTGCGGCGAGGGCAGCACCCGGGTCGTTGTAGTAGCTGCCGCGGTAATAGCCCGGACCGTTCCAGCCGCGGTAGCGCGGCGGATAATATCCGGGACCGCGCCAACCAGGCCCGCGATTGTTCCAGCCGCGCTGGGGACCGCCTTGCCAGTTCCGGCCTTGCCAGTTCTGCGCCACGTCATAAGAGCCATCCGCTCGCACACCCTCTGCGGCGCTGGCGCCCGTTGGCAGTGCAATTGCGGAAGATGCCAGCATTGCGGCAGAAATGGTTCCGACGATCGTCGTTTTCATCGCTGGGTTCATATCGTTTCTCCTCTTTCCGCGAGGCTGCGTCTCGGACCGACGTATATCGATCGAACAACGGCCTTCGCGACATTGTCGCCCGTGGGTACAAAACGATGGAGATCCGGATAGGTTCCCAGATTAGCTCTTCCATACAAAAAGACGACGCATGATTGAACATACGTCGTCTTGAAACGCTGCCGAATGAGTTGCTGAATTCAGGCGGTCTGGGCTACCGCGACGCCCTTTTCGGCGAAGAAGGCCTGGATTTCGCCAGCCTGGAACATCTCGCGGACAATGTCGCAGCCGCCGATGAACTCACCCTTCACATAGAGCTGGGGAATGGTCGGCCAGTTGGAATAGGTCTTGATGCCCTGGCGGATTTCCGCGTCAGCGAGCACGTTGATGCCCTTATAGTCGACGCCGAGAAAATCGAGGATCTGGACGACCTGGCCCGAGAAGCCGCACTGCGGGAACGCTGGCGTTCCCTTCATGAACAGGACGACGTCGTTCGTCTTCACTTCATTGTCGATGAAGGTTTCAATTTCGCTCATTGCACTTGCCTTTCGTCGTCCGGTTCAAGGCCGGGAACGGAATATGGAATCTAGGTAGGGGATCGTTTCCATCCTGTCGAGATCGGTGAACCGCGATCTGGGCGACAAGACGGCAAATTCCTTCACTCCGGCGCGCTCGTCTGCAGGGCAAGCGCGTGCAGGGCGCCGCCCATGTTCCCCTTGAGCGCGGCATAGACCATCTGGTGCTGCTGGACGCGGTTCTTGCCGCGAAACTGTTCCGAGACGACTTCGGCGGCATAATGGTCGCCATCGCCGGCGAGGTCGCGGATCACGACCCTGGCATCGGGCAGGGCCGATTTGATCAGGCTTTCGATATCGTGCGCTTGCATCGCCATCGCTTGTCCCCCTCGGCCGCTTGCCGCGTTCGGTAACCGGACGAACTAGAATTCGCCGGCCATGAACGCCGGAAACCAATTCTCATGGGCCTCGGCGAGCTTTGCAACCGATATGGTGGCGATTTCCTCGATTGCGAGGGTCTCGCCGCCGACCGTGCCAAGCTGGGTCAGCGCAAGGCCGGCCGCGTCGGCGATGCTCTCGATCGTCGGCAGCGCCTCGGGGCTCGCGGTCACGACATAGCGCGACTGATCCTCGCCGAAGAGATAACCATGCCGGGTCGCCATCGTTTCGGGCAGCTGGATCGTGGCGCCGAGCTTGCCGGCCATCGCCATTTCGGCCAGCGCAATCGCCAGGCCGCCATCGGAAATGTCGTGGCAGGCGGTGACGAGGCCTGAACGGATCAGCCCGCGGACGAGGTCACCGGCGCGGCGCTCGGCCTCGAGATCGACCGGGGGAGGGGCGCCCTCCTCGCGGCCGAGAATTTCGCGCAGATAGATCGACTGGCCGAGATGCGACCCCGCCTCGCCGATCAGCAGGATGACATCGCCGGCCTTCTTGAAAGCCACGGTCGCCATCTGGCCGATATCGGGCAGCAGTCCGACGCCGCCTATCGCCGGGGTCGGGAGGATGCCGACGCCATTGGTCTCGTTATAGAGCGAGACATTGCCGGAGACGATCGGGAAGTCGAGCGCCAGACAGGCGGCGCCGATGCCCTCGATCGCGCCGACGAGCTGGCCCATGATCTCGGGCTTCTCGGGATTGCCGAAATTCAGATTGTCGGTCGCGGCCAGCGGCTCCGCTCCGACGGCCGACAGATTGCGCCAGCATTCGGCGACCGCCTGCTTGCCGCCTTCGAACGGATCGGCCTCGCAATAGCGCGGGCTGACGTCGAGCGAAAAGGCGAGTGCCTTCTTCTCGTGACCTTCGACGCGGATCACGGCCGCGTCGCCGCCGGGGCGCTGTGCGGTGTTGCCCTGGATCAGGTGGTCATACTGTTCCCACACCCAGCGGCGGGAGGCCATGTCGGGTGAGCCAATGATCGTCAGCAGCGCGACGCCGTAATCGTTCGGCTCGGGGATCGAATCGGCACCCAGTTTCGCCAATAGCGGATTGCGGACGAAAGGCCGGTCATATTCCGGCGCCTCGTCGCCCAGCTCCTTGATCGGCAGATCGGCGACGACCTCGCCATGGCGCAGAATGCGGAAGCGAAGATCGTCGGTGGTGTATCCGACGACCGCGAAATCGAGACCCCATTTCCGGAAGATCGCCTCGGCCTCGGCTTCCTGCTCTGGCCGGAGCACCATGAGCATGCGCTCCTGGCTCTCCGAGAGCATCATCTCATAGGCGCTCATGCCCTCTTCGCGGCACGGCACCTTGTCGAGGTCGAGCTCGATGCCAAGATCGCCCTTTGCTCCCATCTCGACGGCGGAGCAGGTGAGGCCGGCGGCGCCCATGTCCTGGATCGCGATCACCGCACCGGTCGCCATCAGTTCGAGGCAGGCTTCCAGCAGCAGCTTCTCGGAGAAGGGGTCGCCGACCTGCACGGTCGGACGCTTTTCCTCAATCGAATCATCGAATTCGGCCGACGCCATGGTGGCGCCGCCAACGCCGTCGCGGCCTGTCTTCGAGCCGAGATAAACCACGGGAAGGCCAACTCCCTCGGCCTTCGAATAGAAGATCCGATCGGCGCGGGCGAGGCCGGCCGCAAAGGCGTTGACGAGGATGTTGCCATTGTAGCGGGAATGGAAATTCACCTCGCCGCCAACCGTGGGCACGCCGAACGAATTGCCGTAGCCGCCAACGCCCGAGACCACTCCGGAAACGAGATGCCTTGTCTTCGGGTGGTCGGCCGCGCCGAAGCGCAGCGCGTTCATCGCCGCAACCGGCCGCGCGCCCATGGTGAAGACGTCTCGCAGGATGCCGCCGACGCCCGTCGCCGCACCCTGATAGGGCTCGATGAAGGAGGGATGGTTGTGGCTTTCCATCTTGAAGACAATGGCCTCGCCATCATCGATATCGACGACGCCGGCATTCTCGCCCGGACCGCAGATCACCCGCGGACCCGTGGTCGGCAGGGTCCTCAGCCATTTCTTCGAGGATTTGTAGGAACAATGCTCGTTCCACATCGCCGAGAAGATGCCGAGTTCGGTCAGCGTCGGCGTGCGGCCGATCAGATCGAGGATGCGCTGATATTCGTCAGCCTTCAGACCATGGCTGGCGATGAGTTCGGGCGTGATCGGCGTATCGTTCTGAAGCACGGGATACCTCGGCCTTGGCGATGCTGCATGCGATAGTGCGCGGGCGCCGCTCTGTAAATGGTCCGGTGTAACTCTTCGCAGGTTGCCTCACCCCGCAACGGCGGATTAGCTCACTTGTCTCCATGTCGAAGGGATCCAGCCTTGCAGTTCAATCACGTCGCCAATCGCGTCGCGGCCCAGCATTTCGATACGATCGTCGAGCTGTTCCGCGACCATCTCGGCTTTGTCGAACT
This window of the Kaistia algarum genome carries:
- a CDS encoding BA14K family protein; translated protein: MNPAMKTTIVGTISAAMLASSAIALPTGASAAEGVRADGSYDVAQNWQGRNWQGGPQRGWNNRGPGWRGPGYYPPRYRGWNGPGYYRGSYYNDPGAALAAGVIGLAAGAMIGSAINQPRYAAPQYGGNDYIAYCSQRYRSFNPATGTFTGYDGRKYRCVMP
- the purL gene encoding phosphoribosylformylglycinamidine synthase subunit PurL; amino-acid sequence: MLQNDTPITPELIASHGLKADEYQRILDLIGRTPTLTELGIFSAMWNEHCSYKSSKKWLRTLPTTGPRVICGPGENAGVVDIDDGEAIVFKMESHNHPSFIEPYQGAATGVGGILRDVFTMGARPVAAMNALRFGAADHPKTRHLVSGVVSGVGGYGNSFGVPTVGGEVNFHSRYNGNILVNAFAAGLARADRIFYSKAEGVGLPVVYLGSKTGRDGVGGATMASAEFDDSIEEKRPTVQVGDPFSEKLLLEACLELMATGAVIAIQDMGAAGLTCSAVEMGAKGDLGIELDLDKVPCREEGMSAYEMMLSESQERMLMVLRPEQEAEAEAIFRKWGLDFAVVGYTTDDLRFRILRHGEVVADLPIKELGDEAPEYDRPFVRNPLLAKLGADSIPEPNDYGVALLTIIGSPDMASRRWVWEQYDHLIQGNTAQRPGGDAAVIRVEGHEKKALAFSLDVSPRYCEADPFEGGKQAVAECWRNLSAVGAEPLAATDNLNFGNPEKPEIMGQLVGAIEGIGAACLALDFPIVSGNVSLYNETNGVGILPTPAIGGVGLLPDIGQMATVAFKKAGDVILLIGEAGSHLGQSIYLREILGREEGAPPPVDLEAERRAGDLVRGLIRSGLVTACHDISDGGLAIALAEMAMAGKLGATIQLPETMATRHGYLFGEDQSRYVVTASPEALPTIESIADAAGLALTQLGTVGGETLAIEEIATISVAKLAEAHENWFPAFMAGEF
- the grxD gene encoding Grx4 family monothiol glutaredoxin, which codes for MSEIETFIDNEVKTNDVVLFMKGTPAFPQCGFSGQVVQILDFLGVDYKGINVLADAEIRQGIKTYSNWPTIPQLYVKGEFIGGCDIVREMFQAGEIQAFFAEKGVAVAQTA
- a CDS encoding BolA family protein; translation: MAMQAHDIESLIKSALPDARVVIRDLAGDGDHYAAEVVSEQFRGKNRVQQHQMVYAALKGNMGGALHALALQTSAPE